The Schistocerca gregaria isolate iqSchGreg1 chromosome 2, iqSchGreg1.2, whole genome shotgun sequence genome contains the following window.
cccaggtcgacgagcacgtgcaccttccgccgaccactggcgacaacatcgatgtactgtggagacctcacgccccacgtgttgagcaattcggcggtacgtccacccggcctcccgcatgcccactatatgccctcgctcaaagtccgtcaactgcacatacggttcacgtccacgctgtcgcggcatgctaccagtgttaaagactgcgatggagctccgtatgccaaggcaaactggctgacactgacggcggcggtgcacaaatgctgcgcagctagcgccattcgacggccaacaccgcggttcctggtgtgtccgctgtgccgtgcgtgtgtgtacagccctctcgcagtgtccggagcaagtatggtgtgtctgacacaccggtgtccatgtgttcttttttccatttccaggagtgtaattctgatcatgccccgcggccaaccgtacagtttgaacATCGTAGCGCAAATAATTCAGAAGTTACGACAATTTTATTCCATACAGTTCAGTAATTGTTACTGTATACCTTCCGTGGTATATTTGGATGCTTTCAgtgaaatatgttgcaaatagagaTGTTACTAGAAAAGTCACAAATTAAATCATcatgcctgatgtggcagttttactgcacgaacatttGAAatatagtattagttgaaaacagtcttggttgcaattttagtttttttatttatcaactacgcgtttcaccttatttaggcatcttcaggctgatcttaatttggtatttcttaggaccatcctttagacagtgtagctaaaggacATCGTCGAGTGTAtaaggccaacatcgccttcgttaacctagaaagtatttattgcattaaaacaagcgttcagtaCATAGTGCTctgaaatgtggaaaaaaccgcaaattgtcgttcataagaagaagaacaacaccaaaaatacaacaggagcgtaatatgtaagaaattgtctacgcaacctgccactgatgatgccttgcagaaaataaaggcgaaacgcgtatggcactaaaattgtgttttattcagttactgtcggacggcccataagtaaaaattatcaatataccgtaatatttacTGTGATTAACGAAAGCGAttttggcctgatgtactcgacgacgccCTTTATCTACGCTGTCTAAAGGATTGTCCTAAGAAATAcaaaattaagatcagcctgaagatgcctaaataaggtgaaacgcgtagttgataaataaaaaaactaaaattgcaaccaatattgttttcaaataatactattaaacactggtttgctggttcatgccacagatggactggaagaatttctatttGAAATATAGTTAGCAGTAAActtcttttcctttcattattttgtaggaaatgggggggggggggcggagtggtATCAGTgaaaaaaaagtttcgtaaagatatgAAATTAGTTGCAAAATTTGTTACAAgtgtctaagtgctctcattccgaaatactgggtgattataatttggGCATTTGCTCGTGGTGCGTTACGGTTCTTTTTCACTCACACCTCTTTGAGAGGGAGGTGGTTCTactcctacagtatttctttccaaatagCAAGTAGTAAGTGGATCAAGTTTGGTTGGGATCGATTCAGTCGTTTTAGAGCAGGATATGTTGAACatatataaatacatttttatGGCGGCAAGATGGTTTTATAAAGGATTCCAAGAtatcatattatttcccactcttttggcaacaaaaccatatttttcaacaaaatctccgttcaatgcgccgGCCGTTGTAACcgtacggttctgggcgcttcagtccggaaccacgcggttgttacggtcgctggttcgaatccttcctcgggcatggatgtgtgtgatgtccttaagttagttaggtttacctagttctaattctaggggactgatgacctcagatgtcaagtcccatagtgcttagagccatgtgaacaatccgttcaatgcgacgcctcccacatcttactgggagggcgtgTATGCCCGGCTAGTACCATtctactggttgacgtcggagccaacatcttgctgcctcTATAACCTCCCCGTCACCCATGTACTGCTTCCAGCGGAGTGCAcacttcattgggccagacagacgctctctatggtcttctgttaggcggtgagggaCCCAGAgggaacacacctttgagtaccccaactggtggacgagtgtgtcagctctACCGACAGACACAACCAGTTGAGTAGagaggtgttcgattgtgatccgtcACTCACCTCGAATGAGGAGTCACCACTGTGTGCtgtcggccggcacgcgggagatctgaCAGGTTCGCGCggccttgttgcggtgatgacaggcACCTCGCACAGTGACtgaccgtgtttttgttcactgccacggctccgtagacattctgcaagcgcctatgaatatctgcgatgctctggttcccCGCGAAAAGAAACAcaaagacagctctctgcttggaattcaCCTCTGTTAGAGacaccttcttctacatctacatccattctccgcaaaccaccagacggtgtgtggcggagggtaccttgagtacctctatcggttcttccttctgttCTAGTCTCCcactgttcgtgggaagaaagattgtcggtatgcctctgtgtgggctctaatctctctgattttatcctcatggtctcttcgcgagatgtacgtaggagggagtaatatactgcttgactcctcggtgaaggtatgttctcgaaacttcaacaaaagcccataccgagctactgagcgtctctcttgcagagtcttgcactggagtttatctatcatctccgaaacgctttcgcgattactaaatcatcctgtaacgaagcgcgctgctctgcgttggagcttcttatctcttctattaaccctacctggtacggttcccacaacggtgagcagtactcaagcagtgagcgaacaagtgtactgtaacctacttcctttgttttcggactgcatttccttaggattctttcaatgaatctcactgtggcatctgctttagagacgattaattttatatgctcataccattttagatcactcctaatgcctattcccagataatttacggaattacaatgaaatgaacacccttagctgcttacaggcgttaacatatgtcaacggggacagatgaaaatgtgttcgaacccgggagctcctgcttacatggcagacgctctatccatctgagccaccgaggacacagaggataccgcgactgcagggatttatctctggcacgcctcccgcgaaatccacattctcaacgtattgtccccgcccattatactcattactcgtggcgcgttgccgattcccataagagttcgggcactgtttgtgcattcgcacagaagaagatggtcaagtgggagGTGAGCCTAAACTATAAATTTGctacgatggtatctgttctttccaacatgtccgaaagaacagataccatcttagtaaatttatggaactaactgcttccagttgctgacctgctatattgtagctaaatgacaaaagatctttctttctatgtattggcagcacatcacacttgtctacattgagattcaattgccaatccctgcaccatacgtcagttcgttgcagatccttcttgaAGGATATGACAGCGCGGCTACACCTCGGAACttgatgaaactataggggctgaagcacgaatccactatgtcccacaacaaattccgcatttttttcagccgaaatttgccgacagaaaaatgtgttgcattacttattgaataagcccgaccccctcctgtatatattttattgttgttattaaaacCTAAGCATGTCTGGACCGATAAAACTGGAGTTACGACAAGTTATATTGGAGAAGTGGGCGGTAACAAAGTGCGTTCTCACTTCCCTCAAGAACAGGggactccaaactacggcccgcgggccgaaactggCCCGCGACggtcggcaaaccggcccgcgttacgtggccggacatccccggtatcctgcccgccaaatatttgaggtggtacctatactgccaacaaatgAGTTTCGAGGACTATCGCGTCTAGtgcaccgcgacattggctctgctactcgctacaagactacgtaACTAAACTTGTTGTTGCGCAGCTAGAAATAACAATgtcttgacatactctacctctgttacgtcttgcagtaatagtgttgctaacaatgattttgagatttcgttaactttgcagggtgctttagtgaagaatgtgcagtgacatacttttttgtcggtgaaattcaccAGAATAAAATAAGCCAGAAGTTCGGTCAGGTACGCCCACCAATCaatattatgtaattaaataaaaatcgtagttctttTCAGTGCTAGCTCTTGCCATAACCTTAGATTTTTggcatttcatctttcctttagccttacattacggtgatcgtggagtgctagggtgctttaatcccactaggtagatattGGCCCTTCGTGGAGGAGTCATTGTGGCCCGCGGATTAAAAAGTTTGGAGACACCTGCTCTAGAATGTTATCCTACTAGCCGCGTGGCGCTCGCAAAAAAGAATGCCACTCAGAAGAGACGATAGCTTAAAATAGAACTCTGAACCTTCACCGTGTGAGTGGAGAAACGTAAATAAATGACGTGAGCAAATGAACGGGGACGGCTCTAGAAATGGAGGTAAGACACTTGGTGACTGGAGGCCGGTGTGTGCGCAGTGTCGGACGTGCAGTGCGGCCGGCAGTGGTCTCCGGGTCGTCGCGGCGCGCGCATCGTGGGCGGCGAGTCGGCGGCCCCCGGGGAGTTCCCCTGGCTGGTGTCCATCACGCGCCAGGGCGGGCACTTCTGCGGCGGCACGCTGCTCACACGACGCTGGGTCGTCACCGCCGCCCACTGCATGTGCAGGTCGGTAGCGCTCTGCCGCCCGCTGCTCTCTGTAACACCTGCCATTCTGCTGCTGCTTCCGGAATgacactttcactctgcagcggagtgtgcactggtatgaaacttcgtggcagattgaaacagtgtgccgggccgagactctcgCCCCCGAGGCGAGAGTcgatcttgggtagctcagatgatagatcacttgcccgcgaaaggcaaaggtcccgagttcaagtctccgcccggcacacagttttaatctgccacgaagtttcgtttCCTGCTGCTGCTTATTTGTAAGTTTATTTGTAAGCTCTTGCAGAGGTTCAGAAGACGATTGCGCGAAAACTACGAGACTGAAAAGTGATACATGCGAGTGAACAGACCATGTCTCCGAGTATAGATTCGTAACAAGCGCCGTGACGTAGTTGCACTGGGCAGCAGGCGCGTCAGAACGTGCAAACAAAACATCTGCTCCACATTTTCGCAAGGATTAATCTGCACCTTTTAACAATCCTAattcaacaaaggtcaaaatttaataatgattgtggtgttgctcacgctgctaaatactgcattttcgggcaacaacaaagttattatgtggcaggtttcattagagcacagttaataaagtcatttcatgtaataatgaatacactaggcactcatcttttcgtgtttcccacgctgagctcgttgtaaaatcatggctcagtcgtcgaaaatctaggtggcgatgattccaaactcggatgcatagaggcctaggttttattctgctatattcaaaagttttatagatgtgtttcacaaaccattcttgaagattaaacctttgaaagatagcacaatagtgatgcaaaaaaagtaatttaagttacacttcttttttattgcttttgttgcaatatcaagtAACACACAAAACGTCActttacaatacaaaacatacttggaaaacaTCTTCCTTTCTGATAAAGTTCACATTttgtaagctgactacaatatgcgtctttccaacatgacgtccaagacttgactttctcaaggtccgactctctaactaactaacaatcgcttacgcgcccaaaaatctgagttataagtacgtcaaagatcatagtggcaaaagaaagaatatacataagaataatatcattacaatacaaacatatcgatgtatcaaaaatgaaatcaaatctgaatgttgtctcagatgtatgttaactactttacagaaacacagcaggtgcaggtgaggtgccgtaatggttgcgtaattcaagtaccattacaacctgcaGCTAGACAATCCAACGAACCGTTTCCTGGGCCTGGGTTTTTCTGGGCAATTTTTGTCAGTGACTTCAATGAACTGTAGACATGTATTGACGTTTGCCACCTGTAACGTGAGTTAAAAATTTGTAGGGctgctctatccactgatatgtgtgtattttctgtatgtcttgtagttttcgtgCAGTTATCTTCCGAAATTTTGGAAATAAcccccatctcctcccccctcccccactgaagGTTAGAAAAATGAGTTGTGCACTATTTTGGCTTAACAGGAAATAGCGTGCTCTCCGGCATgtacacttgaaaaaaaaaaactgacagtctCATAAAACCTTACTTACTCTTATTCCAAAAATATTACTAATAAGTATTTTATCTACTAAtaactttcttacttctcatttaatTTTGAAGCTGGTGTattaacttttttatattttactCTACAAATCTACTACGCAGAATGTTTGTGAGACAAATACTTGTAATTTTGtctatgatgacatggttggagaccgtggctgttacttGAAGACAAATGTTGGTGATGTTgacacagcaaccagccacaaatttattttcagttcctttattcaaaaggtaccgttaccggtttcgaatcattacgattcatcttcagacgctTTTCACGCATTCATTACAACATGTGGTGGGCTTTTTTTCTGTAAAAAACGCATCAGGAAGCTACGCATTCCGGGAATTACTCGCATTTGAAAAGTGGCCTTTGGGCCAGCTTTTAGAGCAAAATACCCCTATGTGTGCCGTGAGCGACGACAGCGAGTGCTAACGAGGTGCGCGCTCGGTGCAGCGGCAGCGTGGAGCTGCCCATCTCGCAGGTACGCGTCTCCGTGGGCGCGCACGATCTGTCTGCGGCgcaccgcggcggcggcggcggcggcggcggcccggcgctggcggtggagcggctgctggtgCACCCGGGCTACCGCTGCCGCAAGTTCGCGCACGACGTGGCGCTGCTGCGGCTCGCCGCGGAGGTCCGCTGGCGGCCCGACTCGGCGTGGCCCGCCTGCCTGCCGGCGCCCTCCGGGTCGCCAGGCTCCTCCAGCTTCTCGGGCCGCGAGGCCACGGCCGCCGGCTGGGGCTGGATGCAGGAGAACCAGGGCGTGCGCGCAGACGTCCTGCAGAAGGTACCTTTTATCTACAGTATTACGACACTTACTCGTTATTTGTTCACTCGGTCCTCTCACATTGTGACCACTGCATATATTCGACTTCAACTTGCAATAACATTCACAGTCGACAGATGGAAGCATTAGCACCGGgggatatataaagcgtgtcgggtggacgccgaaaacagtgcagtcgtcgtgacgcggaaacgaagcgatttatctcaAGTCGGGAAGGCCGTGATAATTGGCTTTCGGGCCGGTAgtggaagttgtaagtaggctgtttaggtttctatgttggtaacgccacgtagcgctcgataCAAGGATGTACCTAGGATCtgaactgggggagggggggggggggggggcaggtcatactagtctcaggaaacaaggattcgagacaacatacagcacttcttattaaattaaACACTAAACCATTGAAAAACTGCTTGCATTTTAAATGCAAGAATCCACTTGTACAATCCCAGAAAACAtgaagcatttcttattaaataacacAGTAAATTAGTAAAAAACTCCGAATAtcttctatggggggggggggcagctgcctcccctcccctacccctcgctgggtacgcccatggttctatatgaaaatcactgactgtgctgtgtgaaggctgcggttggtttgcattgttggagtatatgctattgtagtgttgggcagttagatgtgaacagcgcgtagcgttgcgtagttggaggtgagccgccagcagtggtggatgtggggagagaaattgcggagtttcgagagcggatgatctggacgtgtgtccatcagagacagtaaatttaagactggatgtcatgaattgctatatatatatattatgacttttgaacactattaaggtagatacattgtttgttctctatgaaaatctttcatttgcttactatgcctatcagtagtcagtgccttcagtagtttgaatcttttatttagctggcagtagtggcgctcgctgtattgcagtagttcgggtaacgaagatttttgtgaggtaagttatttgtaaaaggtataagttaatgttaggcagggacattcttttgtaggggttattgaaagtcagattgcgttgcgctaaaaatattgtgtcagtttagtgttgatcagaataggtaaagagcgaaatgtctgagtacgttcagttctgctcagctgtttgaaaatcaaataacgtaagaggtttatcagcacagtaattcattaatttttctaaggggacgttagagGACGTTTCAaagtatttccgaaatggctaaatcTGTAACTGTTCGCATCCTGCCGTGGTTAAACTATATCGTGTATGGCAAAATGACGcagtccaaaaccggcgccgagccaAATGTGATGCACCAAGGGTCATAGGTCCCAGGGGCGGATGAGTGCTGCGGAGATCCgtacggacgaatagacgtgcaactgttgagcaattgactGCCCAGTTGAAccagggggctaccaacagtgtctcctcaacgaccgttcagcgaacgttgctggttACAGGCATCTGCACcggcgtccgcccctggtagctgagtggtcagcccgaaATTAAGTAGCTGCTTTTGGTCATCTCTGACATCCTTGGCGCTGCATTCATGCAGCACTGTCGGCACGCCATGTAAGCGGTTATTGAGAAAAGTTGTAGTTAGGAAGATGACAGGCACCCACCTAAGCAGTTAATATTTATTTGCATACCTTACTTAGAATGCTTGAATTGTCTCATGTTCTCGTTGTTCGCCGAAACAAAAGGCATTATATGATATTATTTGGTACTTATTAGAGCATTTTTCACCATAGTTTCCTCTGAGTTCTGCTACTATTCCTAGGTATAAAATTATTGATATTGCAGTGAACCTTTGTAATAATACATTCATTTATCATTACTTGCTGCCATATTGTGTATTAAAAACGTATTCCCTACTTTTAGATGTGGTAGCATAGACCAAAACAAGAcacaaatgtccagtaaacaagggcactaaaatgcataccataacaGCTATGACCatttgttcattttcgctactgcAAGCCCGTTATTGTGACGAACGACCTAAGGAATGCAGCAAACAGACACTGACCCATTCCTCTGCTACTGACCGTCGATAAAGAAAGCAGTAAACATCCGTTTGCTTTAAGAAGTAAGGCGTATTCACGGTTCTGGGTAAAGGCAGCGCATACATTAGTCGTAATGGAACCGGTTTGTGTTCTGATAAGTTTGTAAAATGTGAAATGGGCAATGGATTCGTCGGTACGTCCCGAACGTCGGCCAGCTCGTTCCCCCGATCTCTTGGATTTTTGGTTGTGGGGACACTTGTAATCTTTGGTGTATGCAAGCCCCATTAATATGTACAGGGTGTGGAACATAAGTACCCTGgtggagtggatacgattggaggTGAATATATGCACTTAAGCAcactccaacaggatggagcatctGCCCATACAGTCGG
Protein-coding sequences here:
- the LOC126336236 gene encoding transmembrane protease serine 9 yields the protein MAATRPTTCGPTAASFAVLLVAAATCVTGASAAHNLSDVQCGRQWSPGRRGARIVGGESAAPGEFPWLVSITRQGGHFCGGTLLTRRWVVTAAHCMCSGSVELPISQVRVSVGAHDLSAAHRGGGGGGGGPALAVERLLVHPGYRCRKFAHDVALLRLAAEVRWRPDSAWPACLPAPSGSPGSSSFSGREATAAGWGWMQENQGVRADVLQKVNVQVVDNEQCRDWYKSQGKKTKILDSQICAGFEVGGKDSCWADSGGPLMVADGGLTTVVGIVSTGIGCARPRLPGLYTRLSDYVLWIQEHVREP